GAACTAAATAGATAATGAGGACATGTGATGTGGTGACAATTTACCAAGTACAGGAGACCATATCCTCAAGTTGCTCTGCGTAGTCAATTGTATACACATATTTTGTTTGGTAAGTAACTTGTATTGTAATCAGTAGAGAAACtgacaaatttgatttttgtatcCCATATACAACCAAAGGCAGACTTATCTTTGGACCACATATTATTCATCCAAAAGGAAAGTGCATTTGGCAGTGTGTTGTATGTTGTTATGTAcccatcaatcttgacattgttatctgatttttaattttgagaaaatgaaATGATATTTCAGATAAATGAcatattttataactttttttacaaCCGTTCAGCATATGCATAATCACTGttcaacacatttataaaaatgtaatataacaacagttatgaaaaatattgttcaaaaattaaGATTACTCAAAATATGTACGTTCCACTTACTTGGATCCACTGTGACCAGGATGGCCGTCCCTCCAAAATCACATGTACCTCCACCAATCTTTGAGTTCTGCCAGTAGCTGTTGAAAGCATAAGAAGCATGAGACAGAAGAGTATCTGGTTGATAACATGGCCCATTCGACTGAATTGACTTACAGTCTGCACCAGACCCACAAGCATAGTCCATGGCCTCTTGAATTATTGGATCAGGCACCGTTGGTTTAGCAACACACCATTGAGCAAGTTGTGACCCCTTACGTGGAGGAGGTGGTGGTACTGTTGGTGGTGGGAAAACTAGAGGTGGTAGATAGATTGGTGGGCTTGGAACAAGTTTGGGTGGGCTAGGCCCATAATAGGGTGGACTAGGATTGTTACTAGGTGGGCTAGGCACATATTCTGGTGGATTAGGGACCGGGGAATAAGCCGGTGGGCTAGAAATGCTTTCGGGTATGCTTGGAGGTGGGCTTTGGATAGGAAAATTGGGCTttgaaggtggtggaggaggGGGTAAGGGTATGTAGATTATAGGATATGGTGTGGTTGAAGAGGGTGGTTTTGGAGTTAATGGTGCATTTACATAAAATGGAGGAGTTTTTTCGGGCAATGGAGCTGGTGCTAGTGTCTCAAAAGGTGGTATAGAGAAGGGAGAGTTTATGCCAAATAATTCAGCATCTGAAGAATCCAATGGAGGAACAACATCCAAGCTGCTTCGTGCTTTTAGCTTCTTCACCAATTCGTGGAATTTCAACATTTGTGCATGACTTTTTGCCTCTGCAATATAACaaaacataaacttgttatacaattttatttttcaactgtCAGTAACTTACCACTAGGACAGTAGGACTAGAAAACAATGTTTACCACTTAGAGTAATGAGTGTGGTAGCGTAAATAGAGATGTGTAGCATAAAAATACTGAATCCCATACAAGCTATTCTTGAAACCATAATTGAATAGCCAGTCGAATCCTAGCCAAAACACCCAGAACTTCCAGTTTGTGTGGTTTTCCTGCCTCTGACACCATCTATACAAACATTTGGCGATTGATATAGAACCATTATGGCTAATAGGAAAAGGAGAATGCTAACTCTATGGCTAAAAAGTGAAattatcaaacacaaaaaaaaaaaaaagttgattccTTTGTCACTGCTTTATACTGTCACATTGTAACAGATTTGCAAGGTTACATATGCAGAGAGGATAAAGGTGTAAGATGAATGTCTCTCTAGAGAGGTGTATTACTGAATTTATTTTCTCCTTCAATTTTGTTTAGAATATATTCTTGCTTGGCGGAAgaggaaaatgaaaagagaacaaaaaataaaataaaaaaactaattgaagTTTTCTACACTTTTGTTTTGCTTGATTTACACTCAAAGAGACCTATAATTTTAAGACAAATATTATTTCTGGTCTTCACATTTAATTTGGTTCCTTCCATTTTGTAACAGTACcctacataaaattaaaatgcatCCTAAATTGCTTATATGGAGCATGGTTCCAAGACAGCACAATGATAAAGATGCTATCATAAGCATGCTCACTCATCACTTCATACAGCAATTACATCATAAGCATTTCAAAACATTTCGCTTTTCATTTAGGGTTGCATAATCAACATTCAAATCTCCAATATGTGTACATAATGCTCAGTGTCGACAATGGAATTTTTTTCGCTAAGAAGCATACAGAAATTATcatggatatttttttttttggttgtcaattttttattgacTATTAATCATTTATAAACTTGGAATCATATGGCTTCTACCAGGAAAAGTGTTAAGCACAAAAGCCTAGTTTAATTGAAATTTGCAAGGCTAAACAAGAAAATACAgtgaaaattaattaatctcCACCATAACATCTTCACCCGTGGGCAATCATTGAAGATCGAAGACAAAAAGTTAATCAATCATCAGCTAAATGTATGCACTACTTATGATAGATGTTGGGCAACTGTCTCAAATATCTAATTTGACTTTGTACTCACAACAGTATACACATATAAGATAGAGTGCACTAGTACTCACAAAACAAACCACTAATAATCTAAAGATGCATAAATTTCACTTCTCCTCAAGCACCATGTTTCTGGATATATCCTCAATCAACCGTCCAAGAGAAGCAGATGAAGATCCACCATTCATCACGGCCTTCCTACTCTTTTCACTAATCTCTTTGACCCTTTTCCTCACCTCACTATCACCTTGCATCACACATTCCACTGCTTTCTTAATTTCCTCAGCCATCACAACCTCACCACCAACTCTATAATCCAATCTCAACTCCACGGCTAACCCCAAATCCCTCACCATCTCAAAAGCATTAATTTGTTGTTCTGCATAAATTGGCCATGTGGCAATAGGTACACCATACCATAAACTCTCCAAGGTTGAGTTCCATCCACAATGTGACACAAACGCTCCTGTAGCTTTGTGGGCCAAGATCTCCACTTGTGGGGCCCACCCACATATCATTCCAATTTTGCTTGTCCTTTCCAAAAAACCTTGTGGCAAGACATCCTCAAGATTCATACAATCTTTAGGTGCTGCAAACTTATCATCTGAGGATGCACAACGTATGGACCATAAGAACCTGTGGCCACTTTGCTCGAGCCCAAGTGCAATCTCTTTCAATTGGGATGCACCAAAGCTGCCCATGCTTCCAAAACATAGGAACACCACCGAAGATTGAGGCTGATCATCAAGCCATTTCATGATCTTCTCATGTTGAGCTTGATTAATGACCCCAAGACTAAAATCAGTCTGACTCTTGAGCTTAATCAAAGGCCCCAGCGTGTAAACAGGAGGTATTTCATGGTCTAAAAATGAGCTTATCGCATGGGATTCGAGCTCCAAAAACGTATTGATAATAATACCCTTTGCCTCCTTAAACTTTCTTCCATGGTTTACCATGCAAGCGTGCCCACCTTCCTTATTGAACACAAAtgaaggcaagacacttgtaggAACCGGGTTCACATAACTCGGTATGTCTGATTCATGATCTGATTCTCCAAACTCAGTGCCCAATTGGTCATACCGTTTTGGAAGGTAGAACATGAAGCCAAGAAAGGCTGCACTAGAAGTAAAGAACACATAAGATGGTACACCAAGTTCATGTGCTACATCAATCATGGCTGTACAAAACATATCAACCACCAACCCAGCAAGTGGAATTGAACTTGAATTGGGTAACACTTGGTTGATGATAGCTTCTTTGACATGGGTTTTGTGGCTTTCTATTAAATCAGCAATATATTTTTCAACAGACCTTAGGTAAAGCTCTTGAGGAGGAGGGTCTACTTGAGGAAGATGTATAAGCTTTATACGGCTCTCTGAGGCAACAAGTGAGTGAATGTATGCGTCCATGTTGGTTCCATAGGGTCGCTTTATAACAAGAACAGTGATTGAGAAACGGTTATCTTGGTCAAGTAATTGTTTTGCAAACAATATTTTGGAAACAAGGTGACCTATTCCCGGGGCAGGGATGAACACAAGCTCTGCTCTCTTCATCTTGATCTCACCTCACTCGCTTGTTACTAGTAtctttgagttttcttttcacCTAATGTTCgtcctttccttttcttcataTATGTATAcaaaatgaaagggaaaaattaaaggaacaaaaataaataatttctttttaaccatcactttagtaaaataagtttaAAGATCAACCATATATTTTAACGAAGTATTACATTTTAGAAGACAAAATATTTGACTCACTTGTGGACGGCATCTAAATCTGTACAATTTTGTTggaccatttttttctttttggataattGGTCCTAGATGCATGCACGCCAGCTAATCAATTGTGACCTGAAAGGGTACGAAAATTGACAAATCTGTGggacttttattttaatttattattttttacaatagaatttctatttataATTTCGTTCTATTCTATGATGATTGTATTCAATCATTACGTCAAGACAATAGCTAGTGCTGGGAGAGAGTTTGGAttgtgttaaaataaaatttcagtgCGTTTGCTTTTCTGTCAGTGGGTTTTGTGTACCGTTCGCGGAACCCACATTCTATGATAATTGTATTCAATCATTACATCAAGACAATAACTAGTATTGGGAGAGAGTTTGGATTGTgttgaaataaaatttcagtGCGGTTACATCTTTGTCAGTGGGTTTTGTGTACCATTCACAGAACCCACAAGTTGTCTAATTcagcaaaaattttattaaaattgggccttacagcactattcacacatttaaaaattaatttactataatgttttcagttttcagtttttagtaataagcggtatccaaacagatcctAATATAGGTGAGTTTTGAATCTCAATAATTactccttattattattataattatcaatCAGATTTTAGGATAGATAATATTTAACTTCaaaccttaaaatttttattcgaTAATAAAAAGGTTCACTAATTGAAGTAACTAAACCAATGACGATTCTATGCACATTTGGGCTAGCTTAATAAAGTgataacttaattttttttttttttttttttaaactcccatgaaatttaaattttaacttataaactTATCCACGAGTTATTTTAACTCCCAATATATTTACAATAGTAGTTTTATAATATATTCCTTAACAACTTAAAATGGTTATTTTGAATCTACAATAAACTTTAAAACGACGTCTtttagtacaataaatttgaaagttcaaatagtgtataaaacacccttaaacgtttagacccccaaaaacaaaattaatgtcaaacaactaatgtgcggaaaatgaacaaaaactataaaacagaattggacaacaatctaagccaaattaaaatcacaactcacaatagataataaaagacaaagataaaagggaaggaaaatgcaaacacaaggacaacacgacgatgtgttattgaagacgAAACCGAatccctcagcgtaaaacctcttcacTGCCCTCCAAGCaataaacaatccactagaaaatgtagttgggatacatggacaacaatagaccctccaagcctaatctacccagtgcacctaagccctccaagcttcttgctccaacgaggttgcgccgaacctatttcttttctagctagctttccggattctgctacttgaccatagtatcaaccaatgtaaattggttccttcctaactgcttcctagaacaccaaacagccctctcacagtaatggatatgatgagaaaaaggttttgataaaatgcctctcaaggatttgacaatgaagaggaagagagttgaggaatttgaagagactcttatgtaaagattgtagatgaatcaatcttgttttactctagggtttctctctcaaaattctccctagaagctctctttcttttgtgggtataaggggtatttatactgggggtgagaaaagaatgtgaaacgttaggttttccaaaacagggctggctggcgacttgacctcacgacttgactgagtcgtgagTTCAAGCTGCAAGCTAACTAAGTGGCCagtttggatttttgtcctgtagtgctccaactgacatgactgttcagctcccctgcatgctctacgcgtgtgcaacttttggcggcttgcaagctgcGAGCCTCCCGCGAAATCCAaccgcgagtccctgcttcactgcacagtcttgagcatttcttcacactctctcacacactacccttacatgattcccacctaaatacagggtctctaagtgctgtattacaagcaaatttgttatggaataaagccaacacgtggttgattaaattcaaccttacaatctccccttttggctatttcgtgacaaaataccctaaaacagactctagacttaaacgtgagtttggaaataatggcaaaactcacttaCACCTAAATTTAGAAGCTATGAAgttcttgaatcatatgaacatgaatctcttgaaacacaacaatacaccatgatcattgtatgcagaaaagcatgaaatgcatatgaaacaggcaatacgtgatcaagcaaagatggagttaagaaacaaaccatggcttgatcaaccaagcaatcactacaaggtagtgaccacaatgctcattcacacttgggatgaacacttgaacaaacAAGCTAACAAACTCAATGCAAgtcacttgcatgcccaacactcaaccaatgcacaatacactaagtatatgcatctaggaacaatcctacaagggcacaagagtgacagtacttaacaagaaaatgcatgacatttagttaatagtactgatttaacaaagtatAAAAGGCTGTATAAAAGCATGGTacagaccataaagcctacagatataaaccctaaaagcttacaaaagcaacatgggtacaaaccacaaaatactgaatataaacttaaacaatataaactaaaaatgcttaaagtttctccctttcaaagtgatgagaagttgtgatgcacttggaacatatatacttgtaacctgaaacacttgcacaaaacacattagaccctcaagataaagcaagtaataaaagaacaagtataatgtaacatgtaaattgcgatcaagtaaacatgatgtgaaacatgtgagcaacttgatcaaacaccaaaacagtcatatagaaatgactacaatgagcacatagcaaaacaaatgatcatccgaacatgcattcaacggggcacaatagcatagggatatatgcatgtccaaaacacaaacacgatgcaatacaagaaaacaaacacaataaagttttattgttaacacaatgtcttctcccctttggtatatgcatctccttTAAGAAATacctctccccctacaaatgtgcatgagaaatagaatttttccccctaaggatgtgcacaagagtcatatagaaatgacaaaacacactgGTATACTttttagagtatactctccccctttttgtcaagaatagacaaagggttaagaagaaacgagggcaagagatgaaggtataaacaatgctaatgatgcatgaggggtgcgaaaagaatgagaaaatgaagctcaaacctaagacaatgtaaaatgctacaaagcataagatagacatgacatgctaggatgaagaagcaagatatagaccaatgcatgacaagggtagtaaaggtgtgtgcaagaggtggctaagtgcaatgcatgaccaatgcatgaaaaatgcacatgtagggcaaggtgtgttaaatacacaaccaatgaatcaaacatgttcctaatgaggaaacatgagaaaccccaaagtttggtactcatcggagttcAAATAAGCGAGAAATGTCTAAgggacattttatcaaacacctagtatgcacactatgaacaataatgtgaaacaatgcatgaacatcatgaaatccactcTTACTACAtgttctaagtgctgtattacaaacaaatttgtcatgaaataaagtcaacacatggttgattaaattcaacgtTACAAAATTAAAGTGATAACTGAGCATCTCCATCTGAAAATGCTATCCCATCccattttaccatctcaaaaaaccactttatcaattatacaataccattttacaatacatcccgcatcccaacttttattttcctattctactcattaaaataatatatttccacaataaaatatattttttccttttttgttttttcccaattttctcCTCCACCTTCCCTTAACCTCTATCACCGTACCTCCACTGCCCAGTCACCACCACCGTGCCTCCACCATGCCAACCACGCCACCACTACCCACtgcccaccaaaatcccaccggaacaaaaatccatattaaaaaaaaaaaaaaaaaaccatcagaAAGGCAAAGCCTAAAAGAACCAGAGTCCAACCATGCGATGACCCATGCAGATCTCCACCAAACCCATCACTGTGACCCACGCCAATCTTGCCATGACCTCGCCGGATCCAAACACTAGCGATCTCAAACGACCAACAACCCACTTTAGCCACGACCCAAACACCGGACCCAACCACGACCAACGACCCAACCACGACCCAACCACCGGACCCAACCATGACCCACAACCCACTTCAGCCATACCCACCTCTTCCTTTAAGCATcggtcacaaaaaaaaaaaaaaaaaaaaaaaaaaaaaaaaaaaaaaaaaaaccccacagaACCCGCCGGATTGTAACCCACCAGAAAAAATGAACCACCATGATGTGTGATGATGTTGGGAGGAGGATGGTGTTTGGGTTTGAAGAGAGCagagagcaaatgagaaagagagaaggaagagagagaaaagaagagaaataatgagagaggagagaaattcCCAGgttaaaaagtattaaaatatatatatatatatatatatatattttataccaTTCAACTACAGTATCATCTTACATTTAAAATGGTACAGTAactatatgtcaaattttttttagcattttagcaTATGGCCTTCCTGTTGCTGGcgttttttgggcttgtatgcCAAATGTGCCTTACATTTGGCATATAGCAAGCCCAATGCGAATGCTCTTAGTCTCTAACAAGttaggacatttttttttttttttttgctaaataacaAGTTAGGACttgaaatgataatttttagtCTATAGCATTTGGAATTGGAAGTGAGCAATCACTTATGTATGAGGAGATTATGGGATATGCATATGTAAAATATGGTGaagttcagcaaaaaaaaaaaaatgtaaaaatatagtgaatggacaaagtttagctacaaaattggttatagcctgaggctataaccttactcaataaaataaaaattactatatattttgaaaatctaaccgttgaattgcaagTTCTTTAttctcttaatacatatgtcaatcTTTGTGTTAATCtaacattatttattatatgatctataaacttatattttatacataattttaactTACAAAAgctatttaaacaatttattgatgacatagttattaatctttaattttctagaaattttgcaagcatgtaaattataagaagaagatgtaatccaatgatagatttatcaaaattcatctcaaataaaaagatattgagtaatgttatagttttagattacaaccaattttgtagctgaACTTTGTTCTTGGTGAATATATAAGATTAAATGAATATAGACATGCATGATGGACTCAATGGGTTTGCATGGATGATGAGAATGATTATATATACTTGCAAGGGTgtatttattgttaattttggCCTATGGTTATAATTACTTGAGTTTGatttacttttcttataatttatttccaTATGCTAGAATGGGTATGGATAACTTCCTAGCTAGTAGTGTGAAATCTCACTGCCATCTAATAAATGGTTTGATCTAAAAACACTTCTAAAATGATGTTTACCCAACTTGttctgaaaataaaattttctccaaaattgtTTTCCATAAACCATATTTTTAAAACGTTTTTCCAATAGTGTTTTCAAAGAAAGAGTTGTTATCCAAAGATCCATCAAACCCATTACTTTCTTAAAAGGTTTGGGTTACTCCGGtacttaaataataataataaaaaaaaaaatttcttttattttaatgagagattgttacccactaactaaataaaatgtgaggattaaa
This genomic stretch from Quercus robur chromosome 4, dhQueRobu3.1, whole genome shotgun sequence harbors:
- the LOC126721055 gene encoding proline-rich receptor-like protein kinase PERK8, yielding MVSRIACMGFSIFMLHISIYATTLITLSEAKSHAQMLKFHELVKKLKARSSLDVVPPLDSSDAELFGINSPFSIPPFETLAPAPLPEKTPPFYVNAPLTPKPPSSTTPYPIIYIPLPPPPPPSKPNFPIQSPPPSIPESISSPPAYSPVPNPPEYVPSPPSNNPSPPYYGPSPPKLVPSPPIYLPPLVFPPPTVPPPPPRKGSQLAQWCVAKPTVPDPIIQEAMDYACGSGADCKSIQSNGPCYQPDTLLSHASYAFNSYWQNSKIGGGTCDFGGTAILVTVDPSFDECQFTYN
- the LOC126721054 gene encoding anthocyanidin 3-O-glucosyltransferase 2-like encodes the protein MKRAELVFIPAPGIGHLVSKILFAKQLLDQDNRFSITVLVIKRPYGTNMDAYIHSLVASESRIKLIHLPQVDPPPQELYLRSVEKYIADLIESHKTHVKEAIINQVLPNSSSIPLAGLVVDMFCTAMIDVAHELGVPSYVFFTSSAAFLGFMFYLPKRYDQLGTEFGESDHESDIPSYVNPVPTSVLPSFVFNKEGGHACMVNHGRKFKEAKGIIINTFLELESHAISSFLDHEIPPVYTLGPLIKLKSQTDFSLGVINQAQHEKIMKWLDDQPQSSVVFLCFGSMGSFGASQLKEIALGLEQSGHRFLWSIRCASSDDKFAAPKDCMNLEDVLPQGFLERTSKIGMICGWAPQVEILAHKATGAFVSHCGWNSTLESLWYGVPIATWPIYAEQQINAFEMVRDLGLAVELRLDYRVGGEVVMAEEIKKAVECVMQGDSEVRKRVKEISEKSRKAVMNGGSSSASLGRLIEDISRNMVLEEK